One segment of Erigeron canadensis isolate Cc75 chromosome 2, C_canadensis_v1, whole genome shotgun sequence DNA contains the following:
- the LOC122589758 gene encoding inactive TPR repeat-containing thioredoxin TTL3-like, which yields MAKKPQHMAGKDMGCGFMGSIFSSKPRKTPQVPRLEASKEHRQTHVPGNNTSKKPPRTTTTAATEIVYTGFSKPVVKNPRPPPLPPITVKKPTIVKSKPVIHNTKYDSLSKSALYNVSQVTNVSYTKQLRKEPSFTSSELSLRISVRGTPHSNGSTYRASSNHVMVPGHLGNLMKKKPVESNIKISNNYGNKQGNIYGNSARKPDHEAFKNMGNERYKEGRFDEAIALYTEAIGMDSRIASYYSNRSAALIGLGKLTDAILDCKIAIRIDPSYHRAHYRLASLYIRFGEAEKALCHYKCSGEKAERHDIAKVHAIKAQLVTCLEARKIKDWKRLLKESQFVSSLGASSCLQVYAMQAEALLNLHRHEEAYSGFQNAPVIDVNISAQLFGSTVTTNFLMVQAQVYSASGRFEEAVSIALRACELDPSEAVFSVARKTRALAKARANGNKIFKASKFSEACNVYSEGLEHEPYNSVLLCNRAACRYKLGQFERAVEDCTIALNLRPSYAKARLRRAQCNAKLEKWKAAIQDYDVLNHETRGNEEVERELLEARMQLEKEHITDTKSVKLIDSRNTHEFGGFLTSV from the exons ATGGCTAAAAAACCACAACACATGGCCGGGAAAGACATGGGTTGCGGTTTCATGGGATCAATTTTCAGCTCCAAGCCGCGGAAAACACCTCAAGTTCCGCGGCTTGAAGCTTCAAAAGAACACCGCCAAACCCATGTTCCCGGCAACAATACTTCAAAAAaaccaccacgaaccaccacTACCGCCGCTACAGAAATAGTATACACCGGCTTCTCAAAACCAGTTGTTAAGAACCCTCGtccgccaccactaccacccATCACGGTTAAAAAACCAACTATCGTTAAAAGTAAGCCAGTTATTCATAACACTAAATATGATTCACTATCCAAAAGTGCATTATATAATGTTTCACAAGTAACCAATGTGTCATACACTAAACAACTTAGAAAAGAGCCCAGCTTCACGTCAAGCGAGTTAAGTTTAAGAATTTCGGTCCGTGGAACACCACATTCAAATGGGTCGACTTATCGGGCCTCATCAAACCATGTTATGGTTCCGGGCCATTTGGGAAATCTAATGAAGAAAAAACCTGTTGAGAGTAATATAAAGATCAGTAATAATTATGGAAACAAGCAAGGAAATATTTATGGAAATTCGGCTAGGAAACCTGACCATGAGGCGTTTAAAAACATGGGTAACGAAAGATATAAAGAAGGACGGTTTGATGAAGCAATTGCATTGTATACCGAAGCAATTGGGATGGATTCGAGAATAGCTTCTTATTATAGTAATAGAAGTGCTGCATTGATAGGTTTAGGAAAACTTACTGATGCAATTCTAGATTGTAAAATCGCTATTAGGATTGATCCTTCTTATCATCGGGCCCATTACCGTCTAGCCTCCCTCTATATCAG GTTTGGGGAGGCAGAGAAGGCTCTATGTCATTATAAGTGTTCAGGGGAGAAAGCCGAAAGGCACGACATTGCAAAAGTACACGCGATTAAAGCGCAATTAGTTACATGTTTAGAGGCTCGAAAAATCAAGGACTGGAAAAGATTGCTAAAAGAAAGTCAGTTTGTATCGTCTTTAGGTGCCAGTTCATGCCTTCAG GTCTACGCTATGCAAGCCGAGGCATTACTAAATCTTCATAGACATGAAGAGGCGTATTCTGGCTTTCAAAATGCACCCGTTATAGATGTTAACATATCGGCTCAGTTGTTTGGATCAACGGTTACTACTAACTTCTTAATGGTCCAGGCACAAGTTTACTCGGCATCAGGAAG GTTCGAGGAAGCAGTGAGTATTGCGTTACGAGCATGTGAGCTAGATCCAAGTGAGGCAGTTTTTAGCGTAGCAAGGAAAACCCGAGCATTGGCAAAAGCCCGGGCCAATGGTAACAAGATTTTCAAGGCATCAAAATTCTCCGAAGCGTGTAATGTATATAGCGAAGGACTAGAGCACGAACCCTACAATTCAGTATTGTTATGCAATCGGGCTGCTTGTCGTTACAAACTAGGCCAATTTGAACGGGCCGTAGAAGATTGCACCATAGCCCTTAACTTAAGACCTTCTTATGCTAAAGCTAGACTCCGAAGAGCCCAATGCAATGCCAAG TTGGAAAAATGGAAGGCCGCGATTCAAGACTATGACGTTTTGAATCACGAAACACGAGGAAATGAGGAAGTCGAACGTGAACTCTTAGAAGCTCGAATGCAACTTGAAAAAGAGCACATTACAGATACAAAATCCGTAAAATTAATTGATAGTCGTAACACGCATGAATTTGGAGGCTTTTTAACCTCTgtttaa
- the LOC122586694 gene encoding uncharacterized protein LOC122586694, giving the protein MPPPPSQKNTAEDVYRPQRVEDFLNSMDPLFFESVPSSVQPNTGFLGFANETQPRFSGFVGGSSSHFASQQVQDEEEEEEEEVEEEEVEAIPETQVSVKGKRECQNWGKEEEAFLAKAWLNVSEDPYVGNAQTAGSFWKKVKFQLDSHLNRESGRTPEMCRSKWKDLKHKVSGFCGIYNVKESKMSSGQSDEDVFKSAVALYMRIYNNKSGFPHVEAWQVLRRGPKWSEVLTLEGICEESGSKRARTEGSVHVRSSGEPSVHIDLNEDHLEQEEEGGNDMDDAPVHHARPVPPRRKAKGKQAAPSASTTSEEFLKMVAELKCDNEDKKMSSGGEDADAEGDDG; this is encoded by the coding sequence ATGCCACCTCCTCCTTCGCAAAAAAATACGGCCGAAGATGTGTATAGGCCACAACGTGTTGAAGATTTCTTGAATAGTATGGATCCATTGTTTTTTGAATCTGTCCCGTCAAGTGTCCAACCGAATACCGGGTTTTTGGGTTTTGCGAATGAAACTCAACCCAGGTTTTCGGGTTTCGTAGGTGGTTCATCATCACACTTCGCGAGTCAACAGGttcaagatgaagaagaagaagaagaagaagaggtggAGGAGGAAGAGGTGGAAGCAATACCCGAGACCCAAGTCTCGGTTAAAGGTAAAAGAGAGTGTCAAAATTGGGGGAAGGAGGAAGAGGCGTTTTTGGCAAAAGCTTGGTTAAACGTTTCCGAGGATCCATACGTCGGAAACGCCCAAACGGCGGGTTCGTTTTGGAAGAAGGTGAAGTTTCAGTTGGACTCACACTTGAACCGTGAGTCGGGACGTACCCCAGAAATGTGTCGGtcgaaatggaaggatttgaagcATAAGGTGTCGGGTTTTTGTGGTATTTACAATGTGAAGGAAAGTAAGATGTCGAGTGGCCAAAGTGACGAGGATGTGTTTAAGTCGGCTGTGGCATTGTATATGCGGATATACAATAACAAGTCCGGGTTTCCGCATGTAGAGGCGTGGCAGGTTTTGAGGAGAGGACCGAAATGGTCGGAGGTTCTTACTTTGGAGGGGATTTGTGAGGAGTCGGGTAGCAAAAGGGCAAGAACGGAAGGGTCTGTCCATGTACGTTCATCAGGGGAGCCGTCGGTCCATATTGACTTGAATGAGGACCACTTGGAGCAAGAAGAGGAGGGAGGGAACGACATGGATGATGCACCAGTACATCATGCTAGACCCGTGCCACCCCGCCGTAAAGCTAAGGGTAAGCAGGCTGCTCCTTCCGCCTCTACTACATCTGAGGAGTTCTTGAAGATGGTTGCGGAGTTGAAATGCGACAATGAGGATAAAAAAATGAGCTCAGGAGGAGAAGATGCAGATGCAGAAGGCGATGATGGATAG